In Nostoc sp. UHCC 0926, a single genomic region encodes these proteins:
- a CDS encoding pilus assembly FimT family protein, producing the protein MAAIMEKLSLKLFNPNSRNETSKHQYLINRLRYASGYNQQDAGFSLLELLVVILMIGILAAIAAPGWVAFVNRQRVNKVNDAVLAALQEAQRQAKNKKLSYSVSFQKNSTTQNVEVAIYRTDDGISTWKPLGADVGVSSDKFLLGTNLNSENTAGSSVSYSLSTSTKITFDYMGILPNANFGTPIAPSTEPPGLKIVVAVPSSANSILPSSVKRCVIVKTLLGSMLTARDSPQCD; encoded by the coding sequence ATGGCAGCCATTATGGAAAAGTTAAGTTTGAAGTTATTTAACCCAAACAGTAGAAATGAAACCAGTAAACACCAATATCTAATTAACAGGCTGCGCTATGCTTCTGGATACAACCAACAAGATGCTGGCTTTAGCTTGCTGGAATTACTCGTAGTAATTCTGATGATCGGAATTTTAGCAGCGATCGCAGCTCCTGGTTGGGTTGCTTTTGTAAATCGGCAACGGGTAAATAAGGTTAACGACGCAGTTTTAGCTGCACTGCAAGAAGCACAGCGCCAAGCTAAAAACAAAAAACTTAGCTACAGTGTCAGCTTTCAGAAAAATAGCACAACCCAAAATGTAGAGGTTGCTATTTATCGTACCGATGATGGAATCAGCACATGGAAACCTTTAGGAGCGGATGTAGGCGTTAGCTCTGATAAATTTCTGCTAGGTACAAATCTCAATAGTGAAAACACTGCTGGTTCATCTGTATCTTACAGTTTAAGTACATCAACAAAAATTACCTTTGACTATATGGGGATTTTACCCAATGCAAACTTTGGAACACCTATAGCCCCTTCGACAGAGCCACCTGGGTTAAAAATAGTGGTAGCTGTACCAAGCTCTGCAAATTCTATATTGCCTAGTAGCGTAAAGCGATGTGTCATTGTGAAAACTCTCTTAGGCTCAATGCTCACAGCGAGAGACTCCCCTCAGTGCGACTAA
- the hpsC gene encoding hormogonium polysaccharide secretion pseudopilin HpsC, translating to MRALKFLLTKQLNRSKGIKQVDGFTLIELLVGMIMAFLIITPLLGFMINILDTDRKEQAKANSEQEIQAALDYIARDLQQAIYIYDATGIGCLTGTADTNTCPNASTTGNQLPSPTATDRVPVLVFWKRELVSKAITITGTQKDDTFVYSLVAYYLIKDTSTTWSNAARIARWQIRDGVADPSSTATCGKYITGHCPDPGFALFKLDGAGTITQKMNAWTKATASYTADTTVLVDFIDQTKTDDASNPAPTAVCSLTSVPASFSVPASFNTRDTAKMTSFYACVDRVNTTAQVFLRGNALARLQNDNLNYKDSSKTYFPNASIRVQGRGYLFTK from the coding sequence ATAAGGGCACTAAAATTTCTGCTCACTAAACAGCTGAACCGCTCCAAGGGCATTAAGCAAGTTGATGGTTTTACCCTAATTGAATTGTTGGTAGGCATGATCATGGCGTTCCTGATCATCACGCCGTTGCTAGGATTCATGATCAATATTCTGGACACCGACCGAAAGGAACAAGCCAAGGCAAATTCTGAGCAAGAAATTCAAGCTGCACTAGATTACATTGCCCGTGATTTACAACAGGCAATCTATATTTATGATGCTACTGGAATCGGTTGTCTAACCGGTACTGCTGATACTAATACTTGCCCAAACGCAAGTACAACTGGGAATCAACTACCTAGCCCAACTGCAACAGATAGAGTTCCTGTGCTTGTCTTTTGGAAACGAGAATTAGTTAGTAAAGCAATTACAATTACAGGCACTCAAAAAGATGATACTTTTGTTTACTCATTAGTTGCCTACTATTTAATTAAAGACACTAGTACTACTTGGTCTAACGCTGCTCGTATCGCCCGATGGCAAATTAGGGATGGTGTAGCAGATCCCAGCAGTACAGCAACTTGTGGGAAGTATATAACCGGTCACTGTCCTGATCCAGGTTTTGCTTTATTTAAACTCGATGGAGCAGGCACGATAACACAAAAGATGAATGCTTGGACAAAAGCTACAGCAAGTTACACTGCCGATACCACAGTACTTGTTGACTTTATTGATCAAACCAAAACTGATGACGCTTCAAATCCCGCGCCAACGGCAGTCTGCTCTCTCACCAGCGTACCAGCCTCTTTCAGCGTACCAGCCTCTTTCAATACTCGTGATACAGCTAAAATGACTAGCTTTTATGCCTGTGTTGATAGAGTTAATACAACAGCACAAGTATTTTTACGAGGCAATGCACTCGCACGCTTACAAAACGATAACCTTAATTATAAAGATAGCAGCAAAACTTATTTTCCAAATGCAAGTATACGAGTACAAGGACGCGGATACTTATTTACTAAATAA
- the hpsE gene encoding hormogonium polysaccharide biosynthesis glycosyltransferase HpsE, translated as MDILKNKLSKSIMTKLAVESLDISVAIPTYNGETRLPIILDKLLTQTGVEKLNWEIIIVDNNSSDNTSEIIQNYQKIYDGNCHLRYFLETEQGAAFARLRAVREARGQLIAFLDDDNLPAPDWLSEAYTFGLGHPQAGAWSGQIHGDFEVKPPENFERIQAFLAIREHGSNPHLFDADNLRLPPGAALVVRKKVWCKNVPERPNLSGKLPGILVQGDDYEPLLYIHYAGWQIWYNPTMHTYHQIPHWRLEKDYLLTLARGCGLCIFQLRLINTKNWQKPIVFVKTILGNLRRALQHLIQYRGQLKNNLIALFEMEFYLASMMSPLYYLKCNLGRALKNKLAL; from the coding sequence ATGGATATTTTAAAAAATAAATTATCAAAAAGTATTATGACTAAATTAGCAGTTGAAAGTTTAGATATTAGCGTAGCCATTCCTACATATAATGGAGAAACCCGTTTACCTATAATTTTGGATAAACTATTAACCCAGACAGGAGTAGAAAAACTTAACTGGGAAATTATTATTGTGGATAACAATAGTTCTGATAATACATCTGAAATAATCCAGAATTACCAAAAAATATATGATGGAAACTGTCATTTAAGATATTTTTTAGAAACCGAACAGGGAGCCGCTTTTGCACGACTGCGGGCAGTACGTGAAGCTAGAGGGCAGCTAATTGCATTTCTAGATGATGATAACTTACCTGCACCTGATTGGTTATCAGAAGCATATACCTTTGGATTAGGGCATCCTCAAGCAGGTGCTTGGAGTGGACAGATTCATGGAGATTTTGAAGTAAAGCCGCCAGAAAATTTTGAAAGAATTCAAGCTTTTTTAGCTATCAGAGAACATGGCTCAAATCCACATTTATTTGATGCTGATAATTTAAGACTTCCTCCTGGGGCGGCGCTTGTTGTTCGGAAAAAAGTATGGTGTAAAAATGTACCAGAACGGCCTAATTTAAGCGGTAAGTTGCCTGGTATTTTGGTGCAGGGTGATGACTATGAACCATTGCTTTACATACATTATGCAGGTTGGCAAATTTGGTATAACCCTACCATGCATACTTATCATCAAATACCACATTGGCGACTTGAGAAAGATTACCTCTTAACTCTGGCACGCGGCTGTGGCTTGTGTATTTTCCAGTTACGCTTGATAAATACTAAAAATTGGCAAAAACCAATAGTGTTTGTGAAAACTATTTTAGGAAATTTACGCCGAGCATTACAGCACCTCATTCAGTATAGAGGGCAATTGAAAAATAATCTAATTGCACTTTTTGAGATGGAGTTTTACTTGGCTAGTATGATGAGTCCTCTTTACTACTTAAAATGTAATTTAGGCAGAGCATTAAAAAATAAATTAGCCCTATAA
- the hpsE gene encoding hormogonium polysaccharide biosynthesis glycosyltransferase HpsE: protein MTENLDFTVAIPTYNGENRLPELLERLQNQLHTENLSWEIIVVDNNSTDNTAKVVQTYQQNWQCPYPLKYCFEARQGAAYARKRAVQQAEGRFIGFLDDDNYPVSNWVSAAYAFGEKYPKAGAYGSQIHPDWEVEPPENFQRIAPFLAITERGNLPLLYEAAKKLLPPSAGLVVRRQAWAKSVPEKSILTGRVKGNMLTSEDLEMLSHIQKSGWEIWYNPEMEISHKIPNFRLQKDYLIPFFRGIGLSRYVTRMVNIKQVYIPIALLSYMINDLRKIALHLLKYRTKLKHDLVVACEMELFLSSFMSPFYLWKNGYFKK from the coding sequence ATGACTGAGAACCTTGACTTTACTGTAGCTATCCCAACTTATAACGGTGAAAATCGTTTGCCTGAACTACTAGAACGACTACAAAACCAACTTCACACAGAAAATTTATCTTGGGAAATTATAGTTGTAGACAATAACAGCACTGACAACACAGCTAAAGTTGTTCAAACCTATCAACAAAATTGGCAGTGTCCTTACCCTTTAAAGTATTGCTTTGAAGCCAGACAGGGAGCAGCTTATGCCCGAAAAAGGGCAGTGCAACAAGCTGAAGGTAGATTCATAGGTTTTCTAGATGATGACAACTACCCGGTATCAAATTGGGTATCCGCAGCTTATGCTTTTGGTGAAAAGTATCCCAAGGCGGGAGCTTATGGCAGTCAAATTCACCCTGACTGGGAAGTAGAACCACCAGAAAACTTTCAGCGAATTGCTCCATTCTTGGCAATTACAGAGCGAGGTAATTTACCGCTATTATATGAAGCAGCCAAAAAATTACTACCTCCCTCTGCCGGACTTGTTGTCCGTAGACAAGCTTGGGCTAAAAGTGTACCAGAGAAGTCTATTTTAACTGGGAGAGTTAAAGGCAATATGCTTACCAGTGAAGACTTAGAAATGTTGTCTCACATCCAAAAATCAGGATGGGAAATTTGGTATAACCCAGAAATGGAAATTTCTCACAAAATCCCAAATTTTCGGTTACAAAAAGATTATTTGATTCCGTTTTTTAGAGGTATTGGACTTAGCCGTTATGTAACGAGAATGGTTAACATAAAACAGGTCTATATACCAATTGCTCTTTTATCTTATATGATTAATGATCTGCGTAAAATCGCTTTACACTTACTAAAATATCGAACTAAGCTAAAACATGATTTAGTAGTTGCTTGTGAAATGGAACTTTTTTTAAGTAGTTTCATGAGTCCTTTTTATCTTTGGAAAAATGGATATTTTAAAAAATAA